tttcacCGTTGAATTTACATTAATCTGAGGATGGTTGAGCAAGATATTCTTGATCAATAACTGACCATATGAACAGTATTGTAAGTTCACTTACACGAAAGAGATGACCAAAATGTGGTGgagaatgaaataaaatataaattgaaGGGCTATTAAAGCTCATTTAGCTGACCGGTAAGTTAAATAAGgctataaaaaggaaaaagaaaaaaaaaagtaaaaaagaaaactgaaaaaataaaaagaaaataaaaagaataaggCGGGAATTCTCAAGTTTACCCTCTTTAGTTTATAGTTGTGTGTACTGTGATCGTTGTTTCCATAGTGTGCGTCGAGTGGTGAGCAGCTAGAGAGCTCGTGTCGCCGGTGATCCTCAAAACCAATGGTTCAAGCTCACCTCCGCCGTCGGACAACATGCACAGCACCGCCGGACCCAAAATCTCCTTCAACCAAAAGTCCTGCACCGGCGGAATTGAAAAGGACCGAGAGACCTTTGATATCGAGCAAGAACGCAAAGGGATTTAGCAGGGAGACAAATTGAGTCAAAACCAGAAACGCCacatgggttttggttttggagctAATTGGAAACAGGGgttggttttgaaactctgacGATTTGAAGCTTTGGAGTTTCTGGGTATCTCTGTaaagatgaaaaagaagaacaagaacaagaagaagaaggagtttGCTATGCTAAAGGTCTGAGATTTTGTTGAAGGGTAAAATTGAAATCTTGTAACAGAGAAAATATTGgggaattaattttttttttttttttgtcagtctCCTAGAAAAAAGATCGGATAGTCGTTCACGATGTAAACAATTATGGCGAAAAAGGAGGAGGAATCCTAACCAGTTTCAGCCTTTCAGGTACTTATATTAATGCATATACATATGTAAATGTAGGAATGTTTTAGGTTGTGATTGTTCAATTTTGCTTATTCCAGTTCTTAATTTACAGGGTTTTGATGCAGTGATCAAGAACATAGTCCATTATGATTGAGGTTTGATTTTGGGGAGGTGATATTTCTGGTTTTGTTGGATTAAATTTTGAAGCTTTGCTTTGGTTGGCAGATATGAGGTGGTTTAGAGCAGGGTCTAGTGTGGCAAAGTTTGCCATTAGGAGATCACTATCGAATAGGCATGTAGTTCCTTTGCAAAATCAATACTTGCAAACCACAATGTGCATGTATTCCAAGGCAGGGGCTGCCCCGGTTCCTCGGCCGGTGCCGCTTTCGAAGCTGACTGATAGTTTCTTGGATGGAAGCAATAGTGTTTATTTAGAGGGGCTTCAGAGGGCCTGGGAGGCTGATCCCAGCAGTGTTGATGAATCCTGGGATAATTTCTTTAGGAATTTTGTGGGGCAGGCCTCTACCTCCCCTGGAGTTTCGGGGCAGACCATTCAAGAGAGTATGCGTTTGTTGTTGCTTGTGAGGGCTTATCAGGTTACAGGTCATATGAAAGCTAAATTGGATCCTTTGGCATTGCAGGAGAGGAAAGTCCCAGATGAGTTGGACCCTGCTTCATATGGGTTTACTGAGGCTGATCTTGATAGGGAGTTCTTTTTAGGGGTTTGGAGGATAGCTGGGTTTCTGGCTGAGAATCGTCCGGTGCAGACCCTTAGGTCCATATTGACCCGGCTAGAGCAGGCTTACTGTGGGAGCATTGGGTATGAGTATATGCACATTGCGGATCGTAACAAATGTAACTGGTTGAGAGAAAAgattgagactccaacaatgaTGCAATACAATGGGCAGCGCCGTGAGGTTTTTCTTGACAGGCTTATTTGGAGTACACAGTTTGAGAACTTCTTGCACTCTAAGTGGAAAACAGCAAAGAGGTTTGGGCTAGAAGGTTGCGAAACTCTCATTCCTGGCATGAAGGAGATGTTTGATAGGGCAGCAGATCTTGGGGTTGAGAGCATAGTCATTGGAATGCCTCATAGAGGAAGACTGAATGTATTGGGTAATGTGGTCCGAAAACCTTTGCGGCAGATATTCAGTGAATTCAGTGGTGGTACAAAGCCTGTGGATGAAGATGGGCTGTACTCAGGGACTGGTGATGTCAAGTATCACTTGGGAACTTCCTATGATCGACCCACTAGAGGTGGGAAAAGACTTCATCTATCTTTGGTTGCAAATCCAAGTCACTTGGAAGCTGTGGATCCAGTTGTTGTTGGAAAAACAAGAGCAAAGCAATTTTATTCAAATGATTTGGACAGGACCAAGAATATGGCAGTTTTGATTCATGGAGATGGTAGCTTTGCCGGACAAGGAGTGGTCTACGAGACTCTGCATCTTAGTGCTCTTCCTAATTACACCACTGGTGGGACTATACACATTGTAGTGAATAAccaagttgccttcacaactgATCCAATGTCCGGCAGATCTTCAGAGTATTGCACTGATGTTGCTAAAGCCTTGAATGTCCCTATTTTCCATGTAAATGCTGATGACATGGAGGCAGTTGTTCATGTCTGTGAGCTTGCAGCTGAGTGGCGCCAGACATTCCATTCTGATGTTGTAGTTGATTTAGTGTGTTATCGTCGATTTGGGCATAATGAGTTAGATGAGCCATCATTTACGCAGCCTAAAATGTACCAGGTTATCCCTTATTTCCCATTTGTTAAAACTTCTCATCATAAATTTCATAAAAATTTCACTCTATGGCTTCCTGCTATTACCGTAGTGCAGCTCTTGAAATGGGTAAAGCGGAGTCCTGACATTCTTATTTCACTTAATTGGTTGGTTACAGGTTATTAAAAATCATCCGAACCCTCTAACtatttacacaaacaaactTTTAGAATCTGGACAAGTGAACCAAGAAGATATTGAGAGGATACAGAGCAAAGTTAATAAGATTCTAAACGAAGAGTTCTTAGCTAGCAAAGATTATGTTCCTCAAAGAAGGGATTGGCTTGCATCTCATTGGACTGGATTCAAGTCACCTGAACAACTTTCTCGTATCCGGAACACTGGGTATAATACTTTTTTTCTATCAATTTCACGTAAGCTTCGCAGTTTCTTATTTTCTTAGTCATTCTAATTTTAAGGAATTTCTTATGCTCTTGTTCAGGGTAAAACCAGAGATTTTGAAGAATGTTGGCAAAGCAATCACATTTTTACCAGAAAATTTTAAACCTCATAGAGCAGTAAAGAAGGTATATGGAGAACGTGCAGAAATGATTGAGACTGGTGAAGGTATTGATTGGGCAGTTGCAGAAGCACTTGCCTTTGCTACACTGCTTGTAGAAGGTAACCATGTTCGACTGAGTGGTCAGGATGTTGAGAGAGGTACGTTTAGTCATCGGCATTCTGTACTTCATGACCAGGAAACAGGGGACAAGTATTGCCCTCTGGACCATGTTATGGCGAACCAAGATGAGGAATTGTTTACAGTTAGCAACAGGTAATGagtgatttttcttgtttcctTTTTGTGTTCTCTTCCTTAAGGACCACTGTAGTGTTAACTTTGTGCTTAGGTTGATATAATTATGTTCATTTTAAAAGAAAGATTGTGATCCTTCTTTGTTGTGTGGTTTATCACTGGTACAATGTGTATTGTGCTTTAACAGAAAGACCTAGAATTCATAGTGAGATAAGTTTACGTTCCTTTATTAGTTTAttaaactaagaaaatggtgAAGGTTTGGCCAGGACAGCTCCTCTGAATGTATATTCCGGTGCATAACATTCTATTCTAATATCCCCCTTTCAGTTTAATACATCTTGGTGCTTTTCTTTGGTGTATTTTCCTGTGCTCAGCATGCTAATCAGAAATTGCACATATGTAAACCATATATCCCTCGTTCCTGTCCTAGAATGTGGTATGAAAGGGACAATGCTTAGGTCCATCAAAGTTCTCTCATGTGGCCGTCAAACAAATACATGAAGTTCTCTCCTGTGGTTGTCAAAGAAATATATGGTTTTGGCAACACCAAATATAAATGAGAATTTGGATTGCTAGGTCCAAATAAAATTGGACCCAAGTTTTCTCCCCTTTGAGGACCTGATAACATTGGAGAACATGATTAGTGACTTATGACACACTGAATAGTGCTTGTTAGAAATGGTGGTCGTGTTTAAATTTGTCTCTACATTAGCTAATTGTGACTGTATATGCAGCTCACTTTCGGAGTTTGGTGTTCTTGGGTTTGAATTGGGTTACTCGATGGAGAATCCAAATGCGTTGGTACTTTGGGAAGCTCAATTTGGTGATTTTGCCAATGGAGCTCAAGTTATATTTGATCAGTTTTTGAGCAGTGGGGAGTCAAAGTGGCTTCGTCAAACTGGGCTTGTTGTACTGCTTCCACACAGTTATGCTGGTCAGGGACCTGAACATTCAAGTGCCCGATTGGAGCGATTTCTTCAGGTAATCGTATGTTCCCCCCTCCTCATTTCCCATTTGACAGTAGTCTCTGGTATGGATCCTCATCTAATACAAATTTCCATTAATGCCATGACAGATGAGTGATGACAATCCTTACCTCATACCTGAGATGGATCATACACATCGGAAGCAAATTCAGGAATGTAATTGGCAGGTTGTGAATGTGACAACTCCTGCTAATTATTTCCATGTCCTGCGTCGTCAGGTAGTAAAGTCCGTTATGAGTATTGTTCAGCATTGGGAAAAGTTTGTGcatgttcttatttttatttttttggcccATTACTTAGATAAACAGGGAGTTCCGCAAGCCTCTTGTTGTGATGGCTCCTAAAAACTTGCTCCGACACAAAGACTGCAAATCAAATTTATCCGAGTTTGATGATGTTGAAGGCCACCCAGGTTTTGACAAGCAGGGGACCAGATTTAAGCGCCTTATAAAGGACCAGAATGATCACTCTGATCTGGAGGAGGGTATTAGACGGCTTGTTCTTTGCTCCGGAAAGGTATTGTGTCCCTGCATATGTGTACCATATTTTCATTGGTATGCATCATGTTGGCTTCTGTTGCATACATCATATTGACTTCTAGGTAAATTACTTTTTTCCAGTAAAGTAATCAATAAGCTTTATTTggcaaaaacaataaaatcagTATGCTTTTGTTAATCAGGCCCTGGAAGATGAATAGAATGGAACCTGACAGGAATAGATCATACATACTGTGCTGACTACTATAAATACATTTTACCTTAACCAAGGAAGAACAAGTTTATTATATCTTGTGGCGTGTTCTGTATTCTCATCTTCCGTGCATGCAGATTTACTATGAGCTTGATGAAGAGCGAAGACAGACTAATGTGAAGGATGTTGCAATATGTAGAGTGGAACAGCTTTGCCCCTTGCCATATAACCTCATTCAGCGAGAGCTGAAGCGATATCCTAGTAAGTACTTTGAACATGCATTTTGAACAGCGACTAATATGATTATGGAAACACGGGGGCTTTTCTCTTTCCCCTTTGTCAAGATACGAGCCATTTCCTAATTTAAAATATGATCCATTTCCCTTGTTGATTTGgtatatttgaaattttgaatttgtttattGCATTCACATCATAATCACTATTAACTAGCAATGTGGCAGCATATGTAGTGGTGTGGTATCAACTTCTGAAAATCCACCTGCAACATGTGCAAGGTGTTGTGGTATGAAGTTTGTTATGTCTTCTAAACTAAAACTGTAGAAACCTTGGTAGATTCAGCATTTTCCTAAATCTTGTACCCTGTTTCTCAAATCTTGAACATCTGTGAGTTGTTCAGAATAGCAATAATTCCTACCTCACTTCTGCATTGGAAGAAAAATTTGTGTATGTGTCAGTTAGTCAATGGAATAGGTTAAGTATGAGGGTTCAGGAAGGTGACAAGACTAGTAATCCATCCACTCTAAAGCCAGAGACAAGCAAGGTTATAGATATTTTTACTagaattttgtttttcaaaataATTGTGCGAACACAAATTACAAGTCTATGCTCGAGTTGGATTGATATTTTGTGTTCTTGGAATTGATATTGTGAGTTTTAACATATATCGTTGTTTGATTCCTTCAGATGCTGAGATAGTTTGGTGCCAGGAAGAGCCGATGAACATGGGTGCGTACAGCTACATCTCACCTCGACTATGCACTGCCATGAAGTCAGTGAGCAGAGGAACTGCTGATGATATCAAATATGTTGGTCGTCCTCCATCTGCTTCCACAGCAACTGGTTTCTATGACGTTCATCTCAAGGAACAGTCTGAGCTTGTGCACAAAGCGCTGCAGCCTGAGCCAATTGATTAAACTGATTCAAGCCTGTCCATATCTATCGGAAACCAAACAATGACTTTTACTTGCACAGATTTTTATACAGTACTGTCTGTCCATGTCCTTAAGGCAtgtgaaaggttttgatcttTCTTTATCTTCAAGGATTCTCTATGATCAATAATACAAGGTTTGCTTGGCCACTCTGGAAGCATTTTCTGTTTTAATTTATTGCAATTGCATCAAAATAGTGGTAATATTTTGGGCTTCCGCTTTGGGTTTGACAGAAGAAAATTGATTTTGGGCCTCCTTCCGGCCCGTTTCATTTTTGTcatggtttttcttttcttttttgataataTACTCGAGAGCGGGTTAGGAGTCACAGACCCGCGAGTTCTTCTATTCTCTTTCTCACACTCTCTTCTCCTCGACGTTGGTTTCAATTTCCCATTCGCCTCCTCCTTAAAGCTTTTGGTAATGGCGAGAGAGCTCTTCGATTTGCTGAACAAGCAGCTGATTGCAAATGAGAGGTGGAAGAACAATTTCGAAAACCTATATCTGTACCCTTGCTTATGTGACATGAATCGATGACGATTCAAAAACGTCATAGAAAGTATGTTCATGATAGTTAGAAAACGTCATAGAAAGTATTTCCATGACAGTTTGAAAACATCATAGAACATATTTTCATAACTGTTAGAAAATGTCATAGAAAGTATTTCAATGACAGTTAGAAAACGTCATAAACCATATTTGCATGACGGTTAGAACATGTCATAAAAAGTTCTATGACAGTTAGAAAATGTCATAGAAAGTTTACTAAATGTCATAGACCTTCTAATGACTTTTTGAAATCATCATGGTAAACATTTTTATGACATTTGCAAAACGTCATGGAAAGATATTCAATGACATTTACTAAACGTCATGTAAATTAGTATGCTATATATGTGATAATGATGTGCAAAATAAGGAAGAATAAAATGTTGAGGAagaattttgttttttcataGAAATGGTAGAATGTTGTGCTTTTATGCAGTACTGGATTTACATTGTTGAACTCAGGGTTTGGTTTTCTTAAACTCTGCCATCCGATTTAGAAGCAGGGTTCATACATGGTTTTTATTAATTTGTATCTCAATGTCAGTAGGGTATCTCCCATTTCAGGTGTTGTGCTTGACGCTGCTTTGCTCATCCAGTTGGAGAGTCTTCATAAAGCTCAGGAATCCTTCTTCACCAGCTTTCTCGATGATGCATTTGTTCCTCAATGTAAGCTGTAGGAATTGAGCTTGGAGACCATGTTCATTGAGAACCGGCTGGAGTATGAATCTGAGGTATCTGGGAATGGTTCTAAAGAATACAGGGATGCACTGGCAAAAAATGGTTATGGCAATGAGATAGTCCAACTTGCTACTGAAAAACTGCGCACCAAAAGAGAAAGCTTGGACAAATTCAAGTCTGCAGGAGAGGATCAATTTCATGGCCGGATGTGGTGGACGGATTGAAAGCATGGAAAGGGATAATAGATGAGCTTAAGGCTTTAGCTCTTGAGGTTGGAATTCAGGGGACATGTTTCTTCCCTTATTTTTCATGATATCAAAGTCGGACGGGATAGTGCAAAAGAAGCTTATGGCCTTCTGTTTATTCATTATTACACTTAAAAGCTTGGGATGGTGAACTGTTGCTATTGGTGATGGGCATAGTTAGTAAAAAACGGGACGCATATAATTTGACAAAAATATGTACGTGTATTATTCCGTTTACCTTATCTAATGATACGGTCAAATGTTCGGTCAAATAAAGGTGATACGGCAAATTTTTACGTTTGAATTATACGTGTATAATTCGACaagtagtaaaaaaaaaacgaaatcaaaaatacatatatataaaacattatttttgtaaaaaaaataactaataatcTACTCTCAATTCTTGCTTTTACTTTATAATATTTTTGAAATGTGacaaaacatgaagaaaatgATATGACACCCAAGTATAATGTAATTATTGTAATCAAGCACTTGAATTACAATACGccatattgaattttttttaatcatactCGTATTATGGTTTTGTACGCTTTTTAACTAATTATTgctttagtttatttttttaactttcAAGTATTTTTGCTCCTTATAAAACTGGTACGTGTTTAAAAAAGTTGAACTCAATAGTACTTCAAAAAAATTGAGTCTACAATTTCAATATGTCATACTGAAGTTTTTTTCAATTATACGTATACTGAAGTTTTATACGCCTTGGAGCTGAAGGTAGGCAAGCCTGAGGGAAGGTATGTGGAGAGGATCTGAAGAACGAATTGACACCCTTCTTTGTGAGGTGCCACAATTGATTTTGAATGGTGGATCCCTCTTGATTGCCTGAATGTTACCTGAAGAACCAATTCTGTTGAAAGAAAGTTCTTGCAGAGAAAACAAGACTTTCAGAGATGAAAGAGAAGATTATTGATGCAAGGAACAATGCAGAGGCACTGAAGCAGCAATTTACAAAAGGaggagatattcaagagttCGTAGCTAAAGTCAAACGGGCAATTGACACCGAGGACATCTGGAAGAAGCTACTTCTGCTGGTCCTGTTTCATGGTCCTACAAGCAAGTGTATCCAACTCTTAATCAATctaagtttatatatatatatatatatatatatatatatatatatatattatcagtTATCGACACATGCATCTGATTTACACACATGCAGGACAATATAGTAAAGTCCTACCCCTGCAATCTCTCTCTCACCGCTTTGATTTGCTTCTGGGGTATGGTGGAAGGGGCTGTGGTGGCTGTTAAGTGAGCTGTAGCCCACTAACCTTTCCAGCCTCACATCAGCTGGATCACACATGTAGGTGTTAGGCTTTCCAGCTATGATGTTGATATTATAATCTTATAGAATCTCTATAAGAACAGGATTGTAACTCAGTTGTAAGTGTGCTTGAATATAGCAAATACATTATCaaatttaacatggtatcagagcagttTTGCTCTTGAGACCGATACCCACCTCTAGAAATCTAGATTACCCATACCCATATTCCGCTGCCAGAAATAtcaagagaagaaccttgtttcTTCATCTTACTCATTACCCATAACCAAGCTTTTTGCTCAAAGATTGAGCAGAAGCTCATACCATAAAATACCAAGAACCAATTCTGTTCTTTGAAGAAAATGAAGGACAAATCTTTGTGGATTGTATTCTGATATATATTCATCATAAGAACCTATTACAAGCTAAAACTATAAATAGAAGATGAAAGAAGATTGCAGCAAGCTATGTACATCGAGGACAGCAAGGTAGTCAGCAAGTTGGTATAACAGCTGCGTACGGAACGTGGACAGCAACATACAAAGTAGCAAAGTAGACAACATGTGGTACTGGAACGTGGACAGCAGCAGCAAAGTTGCTAGACAGCATGTGGTATAACAGTAGCAGCAGCAGCTTTGTTCAGAAGGTGGACAAAGCAAAGTAGACAACATGtgatatattccaatattctaAAACTCCCCCTCAAGGTGGATCAAGGAGGTTCATTGAGCCAAGCTTGCCAAGAATTCGATGGAACTGAGCAGTGGAGAGAGATTTGGTGAAAATATCAGCTAACTGATCATGACTTCGAGTGTAATGAGTATCAATAATTTTGGATTGAACTTGAGCTCGAATATAATGACAATCAACCTCGATGTGCTTGGTTCTTTCATGAAAGACTGGATTAGAAGCAATGTGCATTGCAGCTTGATTGTCACAgaaaagggacattggttgacTACTAGGGAACCCCAAATCAGAGAGGAGACCTTTTAGCCAAATAAGCTCACAAGCCTGATTCttcatggtatcaaagcaggaATTCAAAGCCTGATTCTGTAATTGTTCTTGTGTAGTTCCCAAGCTTGTCAGCTTATTATGGCTAGGAAATCTGGTTCAAAAAATGAGGATTCTCTTCTAACCTCAATTTCTTCCGATGTTGAGTTTAATCCGAACCAACGTCTAAGCTCTGTTTTGTTGAATGAATTCAACTATCTTTCTTGGGCTAGAGCTGTTACACTTGCTCTTGGAGGAAGGCTTGCTCTTGGAGGAAGGTCCAAGCTTGGTTATATCAATGGAGTTATACATATGCCAGAAGCTAAGTCCCCTACATGTGATTCTTGGCTTTGCAAGGATCAACTTGTTATGTCTTGGTTACTCAATTCCATGGAGAGTAGAATAAGGgagatttttagtttttctgAGTCTTCTATGCATCTCTGGAAATATGTTAAAGAGATGTATGGAAATCAGAATAATGCTGCTCGAGTGTTTCAACTCAAGCGAGATATTGCTGATCTACAACAAGAGGGTAAATCCTTTGTTCAACACCTTGGTAGCCTTACAAGCATGTGGAATGAGCTAGATGTTTACAGACCTCATACCACAGAGGCGAGTGTTTTGTTAAAGAGAGCAGAGGAGGACAAGATTTTTCAACTCCTTGCAAGTTTAAGCTCAgattatgaagatttgagaagcCACATTCTCATGAATTCTGAGCTTCCATCTTTCAACACCGTATGTGCTACGATTCAAAGGGAAGAAGTTCGAAAAAAGGTGATGAATATGGAGAACAAGTCTAGACTGTCTGAAACTAGAGCCTATGTTTCAAATCATAGGCAAGTTGAAGAGAGAACATACAAAGGCAAGAGAACTGATTTGAAGTGCACTTACTGTGAAGGTGTTGGGTATGTCAAGGACAGATGTTGGATTCTCCATCCTGAGCAGAAGCCAAAGTTTTCAAAAGAAGGCAAAATTCTTCAAAAAGGCTGGAGTACTCCATCACACAGAGCAAAACTTGCTGATGCTTCTTCTACTGGGAGTATGATGAATTTCACCTCCAATCCCGCTGCgcttattaattaatttgctACCTATCTCAACATGAGGCAGATGCATGGTGGAAAAGAAGAACCAGCTATAACTGGGAGTGAAAACCACACTGCACTCCTTGGAAAGTTTGCTGGCTTTCTTGCAGAAACTGATTGTGTCTCACATGAGGAAGCTTCAGGTATTCTAAAATCCTTCTCAACTGCTCTAAATGTTTGTGCTATGGATGATTATTGGATTATAGACTCAGGAGCTACGGATCACATGAC
This portion of the Rosa chinensis cultivar Old Blush chromosome 1, RchiOBHm-V2, whole genome shotgun sequence genome encodes:
- the LOC112182627 gene encoding 2-oxoglutarate dehydrogenase, mitochondrial isoform X1, which translates into the protein MRWFRAGSSVAKFAIRRSLSNRHVVPLQNQYLQTTMCMYSKAGAAPVPRPVPLSKLTDSFLDGSNSVYLEGLQRAWEADPSSVDESWDNFFRNFVGQASTSPGVSGQTIQESMRLLLLVRAYQVTGHMKAKLDPLALQERKVPDELDPASYGFTEADLDREFFLGVWRIAGFLAENRPVQTLRSILTRLEQAYCGSIGYEYMHIADRNKCNWLREKIETPTMMQYNGQRREVFLDRLIWSTQFENFLHSKWKTAKRFGLEGCETLIPGMKEMFDRAADLGVESIVIGMPHRGRLNVLGNVVRKPLRQIFSEFSGGTKPVDEDGLYSGTGDVKYHLGTSYDRPTRGGKRLHLSLVANPSHLEAVDPVVVGKTRAKQFYSNDLDRTKNMAVLIHGDGSFAGQGVVYETLHLSALPNYTTGGTIHIVVNNQVAFTTDPMSGRSSEYCTDVAKALNVPIFHVNADDMEAVVHVCELAAEWRQTFHSDVVVDLVCYRRFGHNELDEPSFTQPKMYQVIKNHPNPLTIYTNKLLESGQVNQEDIERIQSKVNKILNEEFLASKDYVPQRRDWLASHWTGFKSPEQLSRIRNTGVKPEILKNVGKAITFLPENFKPHRAVKKVYGERAEMIETGEGIDWAVAEALAFATLLVEGNHVRLSGQDVERGTFSHRHSVLHDQETGDKYCPLDHVMANQDEELFTVSNSSLSEFGVLGFELGYSMENPNALVLWEAQFGDFANGAQVIFDQFLSSGESKWLRQTGLVVLLPHSYAGQGPEHSSARLERFLQMSDDNPYLIPEMDHTHRKQIQECNWQVVNVTTPANYFHVLRRQINREFRKPLVVMAPKNLLRHKDCKSNLSEFDDVEGHPGFDKQGTRFKRLIKDQNDHSDLEEGIRRLVLCSGKIYYELDEERRQTNVKDVAICRVEQLCPLPYNLIQRELKRYPNAEIVWCQEEPMNMGAYSYISPRLCTAMKSVSRGTADDIKYVGRPPSASTATGFYDVHLKEQSELVHKALQPEPID
- the LOC112182627 gene encoding 2-oxoglutarate dehydrogenase, mitochondrial isoform X2 encodes the protein MNPGIISLGILWGRPLPPLEFRGRPFKRERKVPDELDPASYGFTEADLDREFFLGVWRIAGFLAENRPVQTLRSILTRLEQAYCGSIGYEYMHIADRNKCNWLREKIETPTMMQYNGQRREVFLDRLIWSTQFENFLHSKWKTAKRFGLEGCETLIPGMKEMFDRAADLGVESIVIGMPHRGRLNVLGNVVRKPLRQIFSEFSGGTKPVDEDGLYSGTGDVKYHLGTSYDRPTRGGKRLHLSLVANPSHLEAVDPVVVGKTRAKQFYSNDLDRTKNMAVLIHGDGSFAGQGVVYETLHLSALPNYTTGGTIHIVVNNQVAFTTDPMSGRSSEYCTDVAKALNVPIFHVNADDMEAVVHVCELAAEWRQTFHSDVVVDLVCYRRFGHNELDEPSFTQPKMYQVIKNHPNPLTIYTNKLLESGQVNQEDIERIQSKVNKILNEEFLASKDYVPQRRDWLASHWTGFKSPEQLSRIRNTGVKPEILKNVGKAITFLPENFKPHRAVKKVYGERAEMIETGEGIDWAVAEALAFATLLVEGNHVRLSGQDVERGTFSHRHSVLHDQETGDKYCPLDHVMANQDEELFTVSNSSLSEFGVLGFELGYSMENPNALVLWEAQFGDFANGAQVIFDQFLSSGESKWLRQTGLVVLLPHSYAGQGPEHSSARLERFLQMSDDNPYLIPEMDHTHRKQIQECNWQVVNVTTPANYFHVLRRQINREFRKPLVVMAPKNLLRHKDCKSNLSEFDDVEGHPGFDKQGTRFKRLIKDQNDHSDLEEGIRRLVLCSGKIYYELDEERRQTNVKDVAICRVEQLCPLPYNLIQRELKRYPNAEIVWCQEEPMNMGAYSYISPRLCTAMKSVSRGTADDIKYVGRPPSASTATGFYDVHLKEQSELVHKALQPEPID